The proteins below come from a single Syntrophorhabdaceae bacterium genomic window:
- a CDS encoding HesA/MoeB/ThiF family protein, with translation MLDRDELVRYDRQLRIPDFGEEGQKRLKDSHVVIAGVGGLGCASATYLAAAGVGHITLVDFDVVELSNLNRQVLYWEEDLGAKKVVVAKKKLSRLNTTIEITPICAEITEENVDSVIDGAQVVVDGLDRLNGRLVLNAACVKQGTPYVYGGVSRLRGMVTTIIPGETPCLACFHPEGPQGLGVLGITPALIANLQALETVKLITGQRPSLAGRLLLFNGNDMKCRVYDIKKNERCNVCSQKLLS, from the coding sequence ATGCTGGACAGGGACGAACTTGTCAGATATGACCGGCAGCTACGCATTCCGGATTTCGGGGAAGAGGGGCAGAAAAGGTTAAAGGACTCCCACGTGGTAATTGCCGGCGTCGGCGGGTTGGGCTGTGCTTCGGCAACATATCTGGCAGCTGCCGGTGTAGGCCATATCACTTTAGTTGATTTCGACGTGGTGGAATTATCCAATTTGAATCGACAGGTGTTATACTGGGAAGAGGATCTGGGGGCAAAGAAGGTGGTGGTCGCAAAGAAGAAGTTGTCCAGATTAAATACCACAATAGAGATTACCCCGATATGCGCCGAGATAACGGAAGAGAACGTTGATAGCGTGATTGACGGTGCTCAGGTAGTAGTGGACGGGTTGGATAGGTTAAACGGGCGGCTTGTGTTAAACGCGGCCTGTGTTAAGCAGGGGACACCTTATGTTTACGGTGGCGTTTCACGATTACGGGGTATGGTTACCACCATTATCCCAGGAGAGACCCCCTGTCTTGCCTGTTTTCACCCTGAAGGGCCGCAGGGACTGGGTGTTCTTGGTATAACTCCGGCATTGATAGCAAATCTGCAAGCCCTGGAGACGGTTAAATTAATTACAGGCCAGAGGCCGTCATTGGCCGGTAGATTATTATTATTCAATGGAAATGACATGAAATGCCGGGTCTATGATATAAAGAAGAATGAGCGTTGTAATGTTTGCTCGCAGAAATTGTTAAGCTGA